The segment ACATAGACCATGCCGTTGATCGAGGACGAGCCGCCGATGACCTTGCCGCGCGGCGCGGTGATCCGTCTGTTATTGAGCTGCGGCTCCGGCTCGGAGAGATAGCCCCAGTTGTAGCGGTTCATGCTCATTGGCCAGGCAAGCGCTGCCGGCATCTGGATGAACGGGCCGATATCGCTGCCGCCGAATTCCAACACGATGACCGAATGCTTGCCATCCTCCGACAGCCGATAGGCCATGGCGGAGCCGGCTGAGCCTGAGCCGATGATGACGAAATCTGCTTGCATTTTTGTCTCCGGAATTCTTGGGCACGTCAGGGGCGGTGTTGAGGGTTCTCCCTTCTCCCCAGCGGGGAGAAGGTGCCCGAAGGGCGGATGAGGGGGATCGCCGCGATGCGGCGATCATTCTGAGCGAAAGCGAAGAATACCCCTTACGGTGCAACGCCCCCTCACCCCGCGCCTTCGGCGCGACCCTCTCCCCGTTGGGGCGAGGGTGTTGTTCAATAAGGTGCCTGCACCGGGCTCATCCCCACATAGACCGTCTTCAGCTCGGAATAGTGCTCCAGCGCGGCCAGCGAATTTTCGCGGCCGAAGCCGGATTGCTTGGAGCCGCCGAAGGGGATTTCGACCGGGCAGAGGTTATAGGTGTTGATCCATAGAGTGCCGGCTTCGAGCTGGTCGACGACGCGATGGGCGCGGGTGAGGTCGGCGGTGAAGACGCCGCCGGACAGGCCGAATTCGGTGGCATTGGCGCGAGCGATCACCTCTGCCTCGTCGTCGAAATCCAGCACGCACATGACAGGGCCGAAGATCTCTTCGCGGGCGATGGTCATATCGTCGGTAACATCCGCGAAAACGGTGGGCTGCACATAGTAGCCTTCTCCGGCGACATTGTTGGGAATGCCGCCGCCAGCAACGAGCGTTGCGCCTTCCGCCTTGCCATTCTCGATGTAGGAAAGCACCTTCTCGCGCTGTGCCCAGGACACCATCGGGCCGATCTGTGTTGCCTCATCCATGGGATCGCCGATCATCATGGCCTCCGTGCGTGTCTTCAGGCGCTTCAGGAATTCGGACTTGATCTTCCTGTTGACGAAGACGCGTGTGCCGTTCGAGCAGACCTGGCCGGTCGAATAGAAATTGCCGAGCATGGCGCCGCCGATGGCGCTGTCGAGATCGGCGTCGTCGAAGACGATCAGGGGCGACTTGCCGCCGAGCTCCATGGTGACGTGCTTCAGGCTTCCCGCGGCGGACGCTGCGACCTTGCGGCCGGTCGGAACCGAACCCGTCAGCGACACCTTG is part of the Rhizobium sp. CB3090 genome and harbors:
- the betB gene encoding betaine-aldehyde dehydrogenase is translated as MTLKAQPKASHFIDGEYVEDTDGTAIESIYPATGEVIARLHAATPAIVERAIASAKRAQPEWAAMSPTARGRILKRAAEIMRERNRELSELETLDTGKPIQETIVADPTSGADSFEFFGGIAAAGLNGSYIPLGGDFAYTKRVPLGVCVGIGAWNYPQQIACWKGAPALVAGNAMVFKPSENTPLGALKIAEILIEAGLPKGLYNVIQGDRETGPLLINHPDVAKVSLTGSVPTGRKVAASAAGSLKHVTMELGGKSPLIVFDDADLDSAIGGAMLGNFYSTGQVCSNGTRVFVNRKIKSEFLKRLKTRTEAMMIGDPMDEATQIGPMVSWAQREKVLSYIENGKAEGATLVAGGGIPNNVAGEGYYVQPTVFADVTDDMTIAREEIFGPVMCVLDFDDEAEVIARANATEFGLSGGVFTADLTRAHRVVDQLEAGTLWINTYNLCPVEIPFGGSKQSGFGRENSLAALEHYSELKTVYVGMSPVQAPY